One part of the Homo sapiens chromosome 19, GRCh38.p14 Primary Assembly genome encodes these proteins:
- the MYADM gene encoding myeloid-associated differentiation marker produces the protein MPVTVTRTTITTTTTSSSGLGSPMIVGSPRALTQPLGLLRLLQLVSTCVAFSLVASVGAWTGSMGNWSMFTWCFCFSVTLIILIVELCGLQARFPLSWRNFPITFACYAALFCLSASIIYPTTYVQFLSHGRSRDHAIAATFFSCIACVAYATEVAWTRARPGEITGYMATVPGLLKVLETFVACIIFAFISDPNLYQHQPALEWCVAVYAICFILAAIAILLNLGECTNVLPIPFPSFLSGLALLSVLLYATALVLWPLYQFDEKYGGQPRRSRDVSCSRSHAYYVCAWDRRLAVAILTAINLLAYVADLVHSAHLVFVKV, from the coding sequence ATGCCAGTGACGGTAACCCGCACCACCATCACAACCACCACGACGTCATCTTCGGGCCTGGGGTCCCCCATGATCGTGGGGTCCCCTCGGGCCCTGACACAGCCCCTGGGTCTCCTTCGCCTGCTGCAGCTGGTGTCTACCTGCGTGGCCTTCTCGCTGGTGGCTAGCGTGGGCGCCTGGACGGGGTCCATGGGCAACTGGTCCATGTTCACCTGGTGCTTCTGCTTCTCCGTGACCCTGATCATCCTCATCGTGGAGCTGTGCGGGCTCCAGGCCCGCTTCCCCCTGTCTTGGCGCAACTTCCCCATCACCTTCGCCTGCTATGCGGCCCTCTTCTGCCTCTCGGCCTCCATCATCTACCCCACCACCTATGTCCAGTTCCTGTCCCACGGCCGTTCGCGGGACCACGCCATCGCCGCCACCTTCTTCTCCTGCATCGCGTGTGTGGCTTACGCCACCGAAGTGGCCTGGACCCGGGCCCGGCCCGGCGAGATCACTGGCTATATGGCCACCGTACCCGGGCTGCTGAAGGTGCTGGAGACCTTCGTTGCCTGCATCATCTTCGCGTTCATCAGCGACCCCAACCTGTACCAGCACCAGCCGGCCCTGGAGTGGTGCGTGGCGGTGTACGCCATCTGCTTCATCCTAGCGGCCATCGCCATCCTGCTGAACCTGGGGGAGTGCACCAACGTGCTACCCATCCCCTTCCCCAGCTTCCTGTCGGGGCTGGCCTTGCTGTCTGTCCTCCTCTATGCCACCGCCCTTGTTCTCTGGCCCCTCTACCAGTTCGATGAGAAGTATGGCGGCCAGCCTCGGCGCTCGAGAGATGTAAGCTGCAGCCGCAGCCATGCCTACTACGTGTGTGCCTGGGACCGCCGACTGGCTGTGGCCATCCTGACGGCCATCAACCTACTGGCGTATGTGGCTGACCTGGTGCACTCTGCCCACCTGGTTTTTGTCAAGGTCTAA